The Thermovibrio guaymasensis genomic interval TTTCGTCTCTCAGCATCTCTTCCTCCTAAATATTGAGTTTAAAGACTAAAGCGTCTTCATCTTTGTAGTACCCTTTTCTCCTTCCGACTTCCCTAAAACCGAAGGATTTGTAAAGGTTTATTGCAGGAGTGTTTGACTTCCTTACTTCTAAAAAGAGCTCTTTAACTCCCTCTTCTTTAATCCCTTCTATGAACTCCTTTAAGAGCCTTTTCCCTACTCCTTTCTTCCTCAATTCCTCCTTTACTGCTATCCTGTTTAGCTCTCCAGTCTCACCGACGACCCAGCCGAAGACGTAACCTACAACTTCGTCACCTTTCTGGGCTACGAAAATTCTGGTAATTGGCAGGGTAACCTCCCTCAGTAGGAGCTCTTTAGAGTAGGGCTCTTTGAAGCACTCACTCTCTAATTTTAGTATATCCGGTAAATCGCTTTCTTTAAAAGGCCTTACCAGGAGGTTTTGCATCGTGTTCCCTTACGTAGTGGAAGGTGAGTGGTGAGAGCTCCTCCTTTGGGAGTGATAGGAGCTTAACTGCGAGGAGAGTTCTTTCTTCTACTGATTTTATTCCTTGAGGTACTTTAACTTCACCTTTGTAAACTATGAGGGGATTTGTGATTTCTTTTACCTTACTTATCAGTTCATCCAGTCCAACGTCTAGAAACTCCCCTCCTACTTTTGCGTAGACCCTTTCCCTTCTTGCTGGGATTACTGGAACTGGAGTGAATCCAATTTCTTCGTATCCCCACATTAGGGCGTCAAGGGTCGTTGCCGATAGAACTCTAATTCCGCAGGCTTTAAATGCCTTCCCTACAGTAACTGAGAGCCTAACTCCTGTAAAGGAGCCTGGGCCTGATGATACGACGACTTCCTCTATTTCCTCCTTCCTTACTCCCGCAAGGTTTAGGGCTCTTTCAATTTGAGAGTAAACTACTTCTGCATGGAGTTTTGGTCTGTTCCACGCTATCTCGGAGAGGAGACTTCCCTCATTTTCAACAGCAATACTCCCCTCAGGGAGGGATAGGTCTACTGCTACTCTAATCATGCTGTCTTTATTACCCTTACCAGAATCGGTTTTCCTTTTTCATCAACGTCAAGTATTTCAACTTTAACGTTCGCTATGTCAATAGTTTTCCTCTTTTTAAGGACTATTCCCCTTTCCTTCGCAATCCTTTCGATTAGGTCAATTAAGTACTTATCCTCTTCAAAGGGAATGTGGACGTCAAGCATCTCGTTGAGGGACTCAATTGTTATGTAGGGGTCAATAATTATCGCAGTTCCGGAGGGTACGCCCTTAAGGGTTAGGAATTTCCTTATGAAGAATAAGATTAGGAGGGAAACTGTTCCTAGGAAGACGTTTTTAAAGTCATGGCCAGCGATTATTATTTCCCTTGCTATTGCGATTAATAGGACATCAAAGACTATTCTCGGCTGGT includes:
- the tsaB gene encoding tRNA (adenosine(37)-N6)-threonylcarbamoyltransferase complex dimerization subunit type 1 TsaB, with amino-acid sequence MIRVAVDLSLPEGSIAVENEGSLLSEIAWNRPKLHAEVVYSQIERALNLAGVRKEEIEEVVVSSGPGSFTGVRLSVTVGKAFKACGIRVLSATTLDALMWGYEEIGFTPVPVIPARRERVYAKVGGEFLDVGLDELISKVKEITNPLIVYKGEVKVPQGIKSVEERTLLAVKLLSLPKEELSPLTFHYVREHDAKPPGKAF
- the rimI gene encoding ribosomal protein S18-alanine N-acetyltransferase; amino-acid sequence: MQNLLVRPFKESDLPDILKLESECFKEPYSKELLLREVTLPITRIFVAQKGDEVVGYVFGWVVGETGELNRIAVKEELRKKGVGKRLLKEFIEGIKEEGVKELFLEVRKSNTPAINLYKSFGFREVGRRKGYYKDEDALVFKLNI